A single window of Bifidobacteriaceae bacterium DNA harbors:
- a CDS encoding aspartate carbamoyltransferase catalytic subunit: MKHLLSAADLTREEAIGILDLAEQMADTQAREIKKLPTLLGKTVVNLFFEDSTRTRISFETAAKRLSADVINFSPKGSSVSKGESLKDTVLTLGAMHTDGIVVRHPASGAPFRIAHSTWTDASVVNAGDGTHQHPTQSLLDAMTIRRHLKAPQAPSPGPDRIAALAGQDLDGLEVMIVGDVLHSRVARSGVDLFTTLGARVTLVAPATLLPVGVETWPAAVYYDLDQALAESPPDALMMLRVQHERMSSAGGGFFPSPQEYSREYGLDARRLDALAPHAIVMHPGPMNRGLEITSEAADGPRSVIVEQVANGVAVRMAVLYLALTGAKEPSL, encoded by the coding sequence GTGAAACACCTGCTCAGCGCGGCCGACCTTACCCGCGAAGAAGCGATCGGAATCCTTGACCTGGCGGAACAGATGGCGGACACGCAAGCCCGCGAGATCAAGAAGCTGCCCACGCTGCTCGGCAAGACCGTGGTCAACCTGTTCTTCGAGGACTCGACCCGCACGCGGATTTCTTTTGAGACCGCCGCGAAGCGCCTCAGCGCGGACGTCATCAACTTCAGCCCCAAAGGCTCGTCCGTCTCCAAAGGCGAATCTCTCAAAGACACCGTGCTGACCCTGGGCGCCATGCACACCGATGGGATTGTGGTCCGCCACCCGGCCTCGGGCGCGCCGTTCCGGATCGCGCATTCGACTTGGACCGACGCGTCGGTCGTCAACGCGGGGGATGGGACCCACCAGCACCCCACGCAGTCGTTGTTGGACGCCATGACCATACGCCGCCACCTCAAGGCGCCCCAGGCGCCCTCGCCGGGTCCCGACCGCATTGCCGCGCTCGCGGGGCAGGACCTCGACGGTCTGGAGGTCATGATTGTGGGCGACGTGCTGCACTCGCGGGTCGCCCGGTCCGGGGTGGACCTGTTCACAACCCTCGGGGCCCGGGTCACCCTGGTGGCCCCGGCCACGTTGCTGCCGGTCGGAGTGGAAACCTGGCCCGCGGCGGTCTACTACGACCTGGATCAGGCGCTCGCCGAAAGCCCCCCGGACGCGTTGATGATGCTCCGAGTCCAGCACGAGCGCATGTCGAGCGCGGGTGGCGGGTTCTTCCCCAGCCCGCAGGAGTACAGCCGCGAATACGGCCTGGACGCCCGCCGCCTGGACGCGTTGGCCCCGCACGCGATCGTGATGCATCCCGGCCCCATGAACCGGGGCCTCGAGATCACCTCGGAAGCCGCGGACGGCCCCCGGTCCGTCATTGTGGAACAGGTCGCCAACGGCGTGGCCGTGCGCATGGCGGTCCTCTATCTGGCGCTGACCGGCGCGAAGGAGCCATCGCTATGA